One Mercurialis annua linkage group LG3, ddMerAnnu1.2, whole genome shotgun sequence DNA window includes the following coding sequences:
- the LOC126672414 gene encoding uncharacterized protein LOC126672414, with the protein MDKSWMKLRNKFSSEYIQGVRNFLDVAKVQVDCNGRIRCPCKRCNNCYFKSVTDVRRDLFQNGILEDYTTWVHHGESSQVDNSNDDIRNQVEDQHDEISEMLIDMQNSAFIETNMAGNKTSHNTSVPEKEVEKFAKLFNDAECKLYPSSKKYSKLSFLFKMMYNKIITNSSIKSFSLNLELFKDALPEGETLPNSYYEVKKLMCDLGLGYITINACVNDCILYWKEHENLDKCPSPNCGASRWKLNLGKRRKIAQKILRYFPLKPRLQRLFMSKESSRDMR; encoded by the coding sequence ATGGATAAAAGTTGGATGAAACTTAGGAATAAGTTTAGTTCTGAATATATTCAAGGAGTTCGTAACTTTTTGGATGTTGCAAAAGTTCAAGTCGATTGTAATGGAAGAATTCGATGTCCTTGCAAACGGTGTAATAATTGTTACTTTAAATCAGTAACAGATGTTCGACGAGACCTGTTTCAAAATGGTATTCTTGAAGATTATACTACATGGGTACACCATGGTGAGAGTTCTCAGGTTGATAATAGTAATGATGACATTCGTAATCAAGTAGAAGACCAACATGATGAAATTTCAGAAATGTTAATTGACATGCAAAATTCAGCTTTTATAGAAACTAATATGGCTGGGAACAAAACCAGCCATAATacaagtgtgcctgaaaaggaAGTGGAAAAATTTGCAAAGTTGTTTAATGATGCAGAATGCAAGTTATATCCAAGCAGTAAGAAATATTCAAAGTTGTCATTCCTTTTCAAGATGATGTACAACAAAATAATTACTAACTCTAGCATCAAGTCTTTTAGTCTAAACTTAGAATTGTTCAAAGATGCTCTTCCAGAAGGGGAAACACTTCCTAATTCTTACTATGAGGTGAAAAAATTAATGTGCGACCTCGGTCTTGGTTATATCACCATAAATGCATGTGTGAATGATTGCATACTATATTGGAAAGAGCATGAAAATCTCGACAAATGTCCAAGTCCTAATTGTGGAGCCTCTAGGTGGAAACTCAATTTgggtaaaagaagaaaaattgcACAAAAGATACTAAGATATTTTCCATTAAAACCTAGACTTCAACGATTATTTATGTCTAAAGAAAGCTCTAGAGATATGAGGTAG
- the LOC126673970 gene encoding uncharacterized protein LOC126673970, whose product MEIGVLTRQYAPKGVFYWTDVTDADKQPILVKLAGEFDIDIEDPHIKKVIDKIMSRRFTSFKHRCHMHYKKFETFDEASKHPIDNIKSENWITFCKHFEDEKFKAQSITNRGNRGMMQVPHTSGSKSYCQRLYEMEMMERDLEENTEDNQDDINRANESYEGEGDG is encoded by the exons atgGAGATTGGTGTTCTAACTCGCCAATATGCACCAAAAGGAGTTTTTTATTGGACTGATGTGACTGATGCGGATAAACAGCCTATATTAGTAAAACTTGCG ggTGAGTTTGACATAGACATAGAAGATCCTCATATAAAAAAGGTTATTGACAAGATCATGTCAAGACGCTTCACTAGTTTCAAACATCGTTGTCATATGCATTATAAGAAGTTTGAGACTTTTGATGAAGCAAGTAAACACCCCATTGACAATATCAAATCTGAAAATTGGATAACATTTTGTAAGCATTTCGAAGATGAAAAGTTCAAG GCTCAAAGCATAACAAACCGAGGTAACCGAGGCATGATGCAAGTTCCACATACTTCAGGTTCAAAGTCGTACTGTCAGCGCCTGTATGAAATG GAAATGATGGAACGTGATCTGGAAGAAAATACGGAAGATAATCAAGATGATATAAATC GAGCAAATGAAAGCTATGAGGGAGAAGGCGATGGTTGA